The sequence AAAACTACGGTTGAAATCTGGGAAGCCATAATCAACAAACTAAAACAGCCAGAACTCAAGGAGCAAGCAGGTCCAGAGTTTGTTATGCACCTAGTTTATGACCCTCAAACGTTTTTGGAGGAACATTTCTCAACGGTTTGGATTGACCAAAACAGCGGAATAAAGGGTCTGTATGGGCTTTTGCGCGAAAAACCGGATAACCCCCAGCCTGTTGCGTTGCTTTTTTCCAAGGAGAAGGGCTGGGATTTACAGAAAATGAAGGAGTGGCTAGAGGACCACCCTCAGTATGCTCGTAACCATTCTGAAACTTTGCCTGAGCCGCCCGAACCGTTGGGTGAGGCAATAATCGCGTCTACGGAGCCTTTGGGTTCTGATTTGATACATAAAACTGAGATTCTGAAATTGTTGCCTGAGGATTGGATTGTTCGGGCTTGGAGTCTTGGTCCGCAGTTGCTTGTGCGGCAGCTTCGGCACAGGCTAAATTCACAGTCAACACAACTGACCGGGAGTAAGCAAGGATGAACTTGCCTAAACCGCAACAAAACTGGAGGAAGAACACGTGACTGACCTTTATCCCGACGCAGAAGTTGGAGAAATGATAACCGACGGAACTGTTCTGAGCTTTGAAGCAGGTTCCGCAGTAACAAAGGGTGACCTAGTTTACCTAAGCGACGACATGACAGTAAGCCAATGCACCGCAGCTACCCAGTACGCTTTGGGTGTTGCCTTAACAACGGTTGAAAGCGGCGACGTTTGTTCTGTTTGCACAAGCGGAGTTGTCAAAGTTACCGCGGGTGGCACAGTAGGCCTAGGCGAAAAAGTTCAAACAGACGCCGATGCCTGCGTAATCGCGTTGGCTGATGGTTCTGTGGCTTACGACGAAACTGAGTTGCCTGACAGAATCGCACGAGCAGTAGGAGTTGCCCTGCAGTCTTTTGGCAGCGGCGACACAGGTTTGATTCACGTATCCAAGGCTTAAGGAGGACACATTGTATGCCGAAACTTTTTGAAGCAATAACAAAAGACCCCGAATATCAGCCGATTTTGCCTGAGCTTTTGGAACGTGCGAAATCTAACC is a genomic window of Candidatus Bathyarchaeota archaeon containing:
- a CDS encoding DUF2190 family protein, whose translation is MTDLYPDAEVGEMITDGTVLSFEAGSAVTKGDLVYLSDDMTVSQCTAATQYALGVALTTVESGDVCSVCTSGVVKVTAGGTVGLGEKVQTDADACVIALADGSVAYDETELPDRIARAVGVALQSFGSGDTGLIHVSKA